One stretch of Glycine soja cultivar W05 chromosome 7, ASM419377v2, whole genome shotgun sequence DNA includes these proteins:
- the LOC114418192 gene encoding exocyst complex component EXO70A1-like translates to MESLPLETAEKIILRWDSTASEEARDKMIFSGGGDRDEADLYLQAVDEIQRSLSSVSVSVSSDKVNSAIQIAMARLEDEFRNILISHTNPFDPSSEDEPSQTLDSLSTTSSPKHPLTNEETTEEESDSNHNTISTPLFRFNSDGAASSVRSSVNSVNSSSYRSTSSIREIDLIPSDAVYDLRCIAERMVSSGYLRECIQVYGSVRKSSVDASFRKLQIEKLSIGDVQRLEWEQLENKIRRWIRAAKVCVRTLFASEKKLCEQIFDGVGTSIDDACFMETVKGPAIQLFNFAEAISISRRSPEKLFKILDLHDALTDLMPDIDVVFDSKSSESIRVQAAEILSRLGEAARGILSEFENAVLREPSRVAVPGGTIHPLTRYVMNYISLISDYKVTLNELIVSKPSTGSRYSGDPGIPDMDLSEFEEKTPLDVHLIWIIVILQFNLDGKSKHYRDASLAHLFVMNNVHYIVQKVRGSPELREMIGDDYLKKLTGKFRQAATSYQRATWVRVLYCLRDEGLHVSGGFSSGVSKSALRERFKAFNAMFEEVHRTQAVWLIPDLQLREELRISISEKLIPAYRSFLGRFRSHIESGRHPENYIKYSVEDLEDAVLDFFEGIPVSQHLRRRAE, encoded by the coding sequence atgGAGAGCCTCCCGCTTGAGACGGCGGAGAAGATCATCCTGCGGTGGGACTCGACGGCGTCGGAGGAGGCCCGCGACAAGATGATATTCTCCGGCGGCGGTGACCGCGACGAGGCCGATCTCTACCTCCAAGCTGTCGACGAAATCCAGCGCTCTCTCTCCTCCGTCTCCGTCTCCGTCTCCTCCGACAAAGTTAACTCCGCCATCCAGATCGCCATGGCCCGCTTAGAAGACGAGttccgcaacatcctcatctcccaCACCAACCCCTTCGACCCCTCCTCCGAAGACGAACCCTCCCAAACCCTAGACTCTCTTTCCACCACCTCTTCCCCAAAACACCCTCTCACCAACGAAGAAACAACAGAAGAAGAATCCGACTCCAACCATAACACCATCTCTACTCCTCTTTTCCGTTTCAACAGTGACGGCGCTGCTTCCTCTGTTCGCTCTTCTGTTAACTCCGTTAACAGCAGCAGTTATCGTTCCACAAGCAGCATCCGCGAGATCGATCTTATCCCCTCCGACGCCGTCTACGACCTCCGCTGCATCGCCGAGCGCATGGTCTCCTCCGGCTACCTCCGCGAGTGCATCCAAGTCTACGGCAGCGTCAGAAAATCCTCCGTCGATGCGAGCTTTCGCAAACTCCAAATCGAAAAACTCAGCATCGGAGATGTTCAGCGTCTCGAGTGGGAGCAGCTCGAGAACAAAATCAGACGCTGGATACGCGCCGCCAAGGTCTGCGTCAGAACGCTCTTCGCCAGCGAGAAGAAGCTCTGCGAGCAAATCTTCGACGGTGTCGGAACTTCCATCGACGACGCCTGCTTCATGGAGACGGTGAAAGGTCCCGCGATTCAGCTCTTCAACTTCGCGGAAGCAATTAGCATAAGCCGTAGGTCGCCGGAGAAGCTGTTCAAGATTCTCGATTTGCATGACGCGTTGACGGATTTGATGCCGGATATTGACGTCGTGTTTGATTCGAAGTCGTCGGAGTCAATTAGGGTTCAGGCTGCAGAGATTTTGTCGCGGTTGGGTGAGGCTGCGAGGGGGATTTTGTCTGAATTCGAAAACGCTGTGCTTAGGGAACCTTCTAGGGTTGCTGTTCCTGGTGGAACGATTCACCCTTTGACTCGGTATGTGATGAATTACATAAGTTTGATCTCTGATTACAAGGTTACTTTGAATGAGCTTATAGTGTCGAAGCCCTCAACGGGGTCTAGGTATTCTGGTGATCCTGGGATACCTGATATGGATTTGAGTGAGTTTGAGGAGAAGACACCTTTGGATGTTCACTTGATTTGGATTATTGTGATATTGCAATTCAACTTGGATGGGAAGAGTAAGCACTACAGGGATGCGTCTTTGGCTCACCTTTTTGTCATGAACAATGTGCACTACATTGTTCAGAAGGTGAGGGGGAGTCCCGAGTTGAGGGAGATGATAGGGGATGACTACTTGAAGAAGCTCACGGGGAAGTTCCGGCAGGCCGCCACGAGCTACCAGAGGGCCACGTGGGTGAGGGTCTTGTATTGTTtgagggacgaggggttgcatgtGAGTGGGGGGTTTTCTTCCGGGGTGTCCAAGAGTGCTCTTAGGGAGAGGTTTAAGGCGTTTAATGCCATGTTTGAGGAGGTTCATAGGACTCAGGCGGTTTGGTTGATACCGGATTTGCAGCTCAGGGAGGAGCTGAGGATATCTATATCAGAGAAGCTGATTCCGGCATATAGGTCGTTTCTTGGGAGGTTCAGGAGCCACATAGAGAGTGGGAGGCATCCGGAGAATTACATCAAGTACTCTGTTGAGGACCTGGAGGATGCTGTTTTGGACTTCTTCGAAGGGATTCCTGTTTCCCAGCACTTGAGAAGGAGAGCTGAATGA
- the LOC114417729 gene encoding uncharacterized protein LOC114417729 isoform X1 — protein MHSKLIHPPLSFSLSPSTMKFLSWMQNKLGGKQDNRKPNTHTTNTTTYLAKQEPREEFSDWPHGLLAIGTFGNKSEIKEDLDDQNTQEDPSSSEEIADFTPEEIGNLQKELTKLLRRKPNVEKEISELPLDRFLNCPSSLEVDRRISNALCSESEDKEEDIEKTLSVIIDKCKDICADKRKKAIGKKSISFLLKKIFVCRSGFAPTPSLRDTLQESRMEKLLRTMLHKKIYTQNSSRSPLVKKGIEDKKMTRKRNEDESDERNGDGCKWVKTDSECKLHFDKCHILMKTMVEIKTLT, from the exons ATGCACTCTAAGCTCATTCATCCCCCCCTATCTTTTAGCCTTAGTCCTTCCACAATGAAG TTCCTCAGCTGGATGCAAAATAAACTTGGTGGAAAACAAGACAACAGAAAACCAAATACACATACTACTAATACTACTACAT ATCTTGCAAAACAAGAGCCTAGAGAAGAATTCAGCGATTGGCCTCATGGTTTACTAGCAATTGGAACATTTGGAAATAAGAGTGAAATCAAAGAAGACTTAGACGACCAAAATACACAAGAGGATCCATCTTCATCAGAGGAAATAGCAGACTTCACTCCTGAAGAAATTGGGAATCTACAGAAGGAGTTAACTAAACTCCTGAGACGAAAACCCAATGTGGAAAAGGAAATTTCTGAGCTCCCTCTGGACAGATTTCTTAACTGCCCTTCAAGCTTGGAGGTTGATAGGAGAATCAGTAATGCACTATGCAGTGAATCAGAAGATAAGGAAGAAGATATTGAGAAGACACTGAGTGTGATaattgataaatgcaaagacaTTTGTgcagataaaagaaagaaagcaatTGGGAAGAAATCCATTTCTTTCCTTCTGAAGAAGATATTTGTTTGTAGAAGTGGATTTGCTCCAACACCTAGCCTAAGAGATACCCTTCAAGAGTCAAGAATGGAGAAG CTTTTGAGGACAATGCTTCACAAGAAAATTTACACCCAAAACTCTTCTCGGTCACCGTTGGTGAAGAAGGGCATAGAGGATAAGAAGATGACAAGGAAGAGGAATGAGGATGAATCAGATGAGAGAAATGGTGATGGCTGTAAATGGGTCAAGACTGATTCTGAATGTAAGTTGCATTTTGACAAATGCCACATCTTAATGAAAACCATGGTAGAAATAAAAACCCTGACTTAA
- the LOC114418190 gene encoding sm-like protein LSM1B, whose translation MSWAGPEDIYLSTSLASYLDKKLLVLLRDGRKLMGTLRSFDQFANAVLEGACERVIVGDLYCDIPLGLYVIRGENVVLIGELDLEREELPEHMTRVSTAEIKRAQKAEREASDLKGTMRKRMEFLDFD comes from the exons ATGTCTTGGGCAGGCCCTGAGGATATTTACCTTTCTACTTCACTTGCCAGCTATCTTGACA AGAAACTTCTTGTATTGCTGAGAGATGGTAGAAAGCTCATGGGAACACTTCGCTCTTTTGATCAATTTG CTAATGCAGTTCTTGAGGGTGCTTGTGAGAGGGTTATTGTTGGTGATCTATACTGTGACATCCCTTTAGGTCTTTATGTGATCCGGGGGGAAAATGTTGTTCTAATTGGTGAGCTG GACTTGGAGAGGGAGGAACTTCCCGAACATATGACACGTGTTTCTACCGCAGAAATCAAGAGG GCACagaaagcagaaagggaagcttcAGATCTGAAAGGGACTATGAGGAAAAGAATGGAATTCCTTGACTTTGACTAA
- the LOC114417730 gene encoding probable nucleoside diphosphate kinase 5, translated as MVSEFKRKKMVQLDEATVKFFYAEHSSKSFFSSLIKYMTSGPVLVMVLEKDNAIADWRALMGPTDASKAKITHPHSIRAKSGLDVEKNCVHGSDSPKSAQREIPFFFKELSADVIAEHDEL; from the exons ATGGTTTCagaatttaaaaggaaaaagatgGTTCAACTTGATGAGGCCactgtgaaatttttttatgctgAGCACTCTTCAAAAAGCTTCTTTTCAAGCCTTATAAAATACATGACAAG TGGACCAGTGTTAGTTATGGTCTTGGAGAAGGATAATGCTATTGCTGATTGGCGTGCTTTAATGGGCCCTACTGATGCAAGCAAGGCTAAGATTACTCACCCTCACAG TATCAGAGCAAAATCTGGATTGGATGTGGAAAAGAATTGTGTTCATGGTTCAGACTCTCCCAAGTCTGCGCAAAGAGAGATaccatttttcttcaaagagcTCTCTGCAG ATGTGATTGCAGAGCATGATGAATTGTAG
- the LOC114418191 gene encoding transmembrane protein 87A-like — MCGVSLLAFLLLLSLCAEASVHDYRGEKFAAKGNAFVVHGGSEGIYASAPNLTDAYPPPNPDSYIRFERITFRRNKDFSNFSSWPIQAVIFEVEDRETIGGSAYGGQRAVCCTGDLAKLGVCTEGQVIYRPSVENPDWPQVFGVSFEMDDEVAVLPLKSIQITKTGMYNLYFIHCDTRLKGLIVEGKTVWKNPSSYLPGRMAPMKVFYQFMSFAYVLLGIFWFSQYARFWKEVFPLQNCITAVITLGMFEMALWYFDYAEFSQTGIRPTGTTIWAVTFGTVKRTVARLVILMVSMGYGVVRPTLGGLTSKVVMLGGTFFIASEVLELVENVGAVSDLSGKAKLLLVLPAAVLDVFFILWIFTSLSATLTKLQTRRMMIKLDIYRKFTNALAAAVLVSVGWICYELYFKSNDVYNEQWQNAWIIPAFWQVLSYSLLFVICILWAPSQSATRYAYRDDGNDEFDRDETTLTLIKPSPISSKDVRSVPDARSVQSSNGNSNDVLEEDKRE, encoded by the exons ATGTGTGGGGTCTCGCTTCTGGCGTTTCTGCTTCTGCTATCCCTCTGCGCCGAAGCTTCTGTTCACGACTACAGAGGGGAGAAATTCGCCGCCAAAGGTAACGCCTTTGTCGTCCATGGAGGCAGCGAAGGAATTTACGCTTCTGCCCCCAACCTCACCGACGCTTATCCACCGCCAAATCCCGACTCTTACATACG GTTTGAAAGGATTACATTTAGGAGAAACAAGGACTTTTCTAACTTTAGCTCATGGCCTATTCAAGCTGTTATTTTTGAAGTAGAAGATAGAGAGACAATTGGTGGTTCAGCTTATGGTGGTCAAAGGGCTGTCTGCTGCACCGGTGATCTAGCAAAACTAGGTGTGTGCACTGAAGGACAGGTCATTTACCGCCCTTCTGTGGAGAATCCCGATTGGCCTCAAGTTTTTGGTGTCTCTTTTGAAATGGATGATGAAGTGGCAGTGCTGCCATTGAAATCTATACAGATCACAAAAACTGGGATGTATAACTTGTATTTCATCCATTGCGATACGAGGCTTAAAGGATTGATTGTTGAAGGGAAAACTGTATGGAAAAATCCCTCCAGTTATCTACCTGGTAGAATGGCGCCTATGAAAGTTTTCTACCAATTCATGTCTTTTGCATATGTACTGCTTGGGATCTTTTGGTTCTCTCAGTATGCTAGATTTTGGAAGGAAGTATTTCCCCTGCAGAACTGCATTACCGCAGTGATAACCCTAGGCATGTTTGAGATGGCTCTGTGGTACTTTGACTATGCTGAATTCAGTCAGACTGGAATCAGGCCAACTGGGACAACCATATGGGCAGTTACCTTTGGGACTGTTAAGCGGACAGTGGCTCGTTTGGTTATTTTAATGGTTTCAATGGGCTATGGTGTTGTGAGACCTACCCTTGGAGGGCTCACATCAAAGGTGGTTATGCTTGGAGGAACCTTCTTTATTGCATCTGAAGTTCTTGAATTGGTAGAAAATGTTGGTGCAGTAAGTGATCTTTCTGGAAAGGCAAAACTGTTATTGGTTCTTCCTGCTGCAGTATTGGAtgtgttcttcattctttggATTTTCACTTCCCTCTCTGCAACTTTAACTAAGCTTCAG ACCAGAAGGATGATGATAAAATTGGATATTTACAGGAAGTTCACTAATGCTTTGGCAGCAGCTGTGCTCGTATCTGTGGGCTGGATATGTTATGAG CtttatttcaaatcaaatgatGTATACAACGAGCAGTGGCAGAATGCATGGATCATCCCAGCCTTTTGGCAAGTTTTGTCTTACTCTCTCCTGTTTGTTATCTGCATTCTTTGGGCACCATCTCAAAGTGCAACACG ATATGCTTACCGTGATGATGGGAACGATGAGTTTGATAGGGATGAGACTACTTTAACACTCATAAAACCATCACCCATTTCTTCAAAAGATGTTCGAAGTGTGCCAGATGCTAGATCAGTTCAAAGCAGTAACGGGAATTCAAATGATGTTTTAGAAGAAGACAAGAGAGAATAA
- the LOC114417729 gene encoding uncharacterized protein LOC114417729 isoform X2, translating to MHSKLIHPPLSFSLSPSTMKFLSWMQNKLGGKQDNRKPNTHTTNTTTYLAKQEPREEFSDWPHGLLAIGTFGNKSEIKEDLDDQNTQEDPSSSEEIADFTPEEIGNLQKELTKLLRRKPNVEKEISELPLDRFLNCPSSLEVDRRISNALCSESEDKEEDIEKTLSVIIDKCKDICADKRKKAIGKKSISFLLKKIFVCRSGFAPTPSLRDTLQESRMEKLLRTMLHKKIYTQNSSRSPLVKKGIEDKKMTRKRNEDESDERNGDGCKWVKTDSEYIVLEI from the exons ATGCACTCTAAGCTCATTCATCCCCCCCTATCTTTTAGCCTTAGTCCTTCCACAATGAAG TTCCTCAGCTGGATGCAAAATAAACTTGGTGGAAAACAAGACAACAGAAAACCAAATACACATACTACTAATACTACTACAT ATCTTGCAAAACAAGAGCCTAGAGAAGAATTCAGCGATTGGCCTCATGGTTTACTAGCAATTGGAACATTTGGAAATAAGAGTGAAATCAAAGAAGACTTAGACGACCAAAATACACAAGAGGATCCATCTTCATCAGAGGAAATAGCAGACTTCACTCCTGAAGAAATTGGGAATCTACAGAAGGAGTTAACTAAACTCCTGAGACGAAAACCCAATGTGGAAAAGGAAATTTCTGAGCTCCCTCTGGACAGATTTCTTAACTGCCCTTCAAGCTTGGAGGTTGATAGGAGAATCAGTAATGCACTATGCAGTGAATCAGAAGATAAGGAAGAAGATATTGAGAAGACACTGAGTGTGATaattgataaatgcaaagacaTTTGTgcagataaaagaaagaaagcaatTGGGAAGAAATCCATTTCTTTCCTTCTGAAGAAGATATTTGTTTGTAGAAGTGGATTTGCTCCAACACCTAGCCTAAGAGATACCCTTCAAGAGTCAAGAATGGAGAAG CTTTTGAGGACAATGCTTCACAAGAAAATTTACACCCAAAACTCTTCTCGGTCACCGTTGGTGAAGAAGGGCATAGAGGATAAGAAGATGACAAGGAAGAGGAATGAGGATGAATCAGATGAGAGAAATGGTGATGGCTGTAAATGGGTCAAGACTGATTCTGAAT ATATTGTTCTAGAGATATAA